The following proteins come from a genomic window of Pseudomonas putida:
- a CDS encoding BatD family protein — protein MSRLGVFLFSLFWALLAQAEPTLQASVDRTRLGAGETLELTLESQDVTQFGKPDLRALDGDFEVRGTRQLNSLHTLDGETRASTRWIITLLPRRSGSLRIPELQLGKSHSQVIDLQVVQADANRPDSASQVFVEATLDSNDVYVQAQAVLTLRIYHSVSLYDDSSLSPLRLENAKVEPLGDSRTYEKEINGVRHGVIETRYALYPQQSGSLEIAPLTFTATAADTAQQPAGTARTGRQVQVSSLPLRLTVRPIPAAWPTAEPWLPARSLTLEEHWNPDPGRQQPQIGDSLTRSITLRAEGLSSTQLPQLPATEIVGLRRYPDQPLLRNEISERGMTANREEREALVPTHSGELALPALEVTWWNTREDHLEHSSLPARNLNVQDNPALSGDTPVGDAGSASHLLWPWQLSTVIFALTTALGFTLWWRARSQPAVLRAAQTGPSPRTLLDDLKRACQANDPQATRQALDAWARQQPETLAEMAARFVPLSDALDGLNGALYSESGQYWQGEDLWRAIGTIPPAEQVLLPSGEPGSLPPLYPK, from the coding sequence ATGAGTCGCCTCGGCGTCTTTCTCTTCAGCCTCTTCTGGGCCCTTTTGGCCCAGGCCGAGCCGACCCTGCAGGCCAGCGTCGATCGCACTCGCCTGGGCGCCGGCGAAACCCTGGAACTGACGCTCGAAAGCCAGGATGTGACCCAGTTCGGCAAGCCCGACCTGCGCGCCCTGGACGGCGACTTCGAAGTGCGCGGCACGCGCCAGTTGAACAGCCTGCACACCCTCGACGGCGAGACTCGGGCCAGCACTCGCTGGATCATTACCCTGCTGCCGCGGCGCAGTGGCAGCCTGCGTATTCCTGAGCTGCAACTGGGCAAATCGCACAGCCAGGTCATCGACCTGCAGGTGGTGCAAGCTGATGCCAACCGCCCGGACAGCGCATCCCAGGTGTTCGTCGAGGCTACCCTGGACAGCAATGATGTATACGTCCAGGCGCAGGCCGTGCTGACCTTGCGCATCTACCATTCGGTGTCGCTGTACGACGACAGCAGCCTCAGCCCGCTGCGGCTGGAAAACGCAAAAGTCGAGCCGCTGGGTGACTCACGCACCTATGAGAAGGAAATCAACGGCGTACGCCATGGGGTGATCGAGACACGCTACGCACTCTATCCGCAGCAGAGCGGTAGCCTGGAAATTGCGCCCCTGACGTTCACCGCCACCGCTGCCGATACTGCTCAGCAGCCTGCGGGCACTGCACGTACAGGTCGTCAGGTACAGGTCAGTTCCCTGCCGCTACGCCTGACCGTTCGCCCAATCCCCGCCGCCTGGCCCACGGCCGAACCGTGGTTGCCAGCCCGCAGCCTGACCCTTGAGGAGCACTGGAACCCCGACCCTGGCAGGCAGCAACCCCAGATAGGCGATTCGCTGACCCGCAGTATTACGCTGCGCGCCGAAGGGCTGTCCAGCACCCAGCTGCCGCAACTGCCGGCCACCGAAATCGTCGGCCTGCGCCGCTACCCGGACCAACCGCTGCTGCGCAACGAAATCAGCGAGCGCGGTATGACCGCCAACCGCGAGGAACGCGAAGCGCTGGTGCCGACTCACAGCGGCGAACTCGCCCTGCCGGCGCTGGAAGTCACCTGGTGGAATACCCGCGAGGACCATCTGGAGCACAGCAGCCTGCCGGCGCGTAACCTGAACGTGCAGGACAACCCTGCCCTGAGCGGCGACACGCCGGTAGGCGATGCCGGCAGCGCCAGCCATCTGCTCTGGCCTTGGCAACTCTCCACCGTGATTTTCGCCCTCACCACGGCGCTCGGTTTTACCCTGTGGTGGCGCGCCCGCTCGCAACCAGCGGTACTGCGCGCCGCGCAGACCGGCCCAAGCCCGCGCACCCTGCTGGACGACCTCAAGCGCGCCTGCCAGGCCAACGATCCGCAGGCTACGCGCCAGGCGCTCGATGCCTGGGCCCGGCAACAGCCGGAGACCCTGGCGGAGATGGCGGCGCGGTTCGTGCCGCTGTCGGATGCGCTGGATGGATTGAACGGGGCGCTTTACAGCGAGAGTGGGCAGTATTGGCAGGGGGAGGATCTGTGGCGGGCGATTGGCACGATTCCACCGGCGGAACAGGTGTTGTTGCCTTCGGGTGAGCCGGGGAGCTTGCCCCCGCTTTATCCGAAGTGA
- a CDS encoding tetratricopeptide repeat protein → MIDLWPHWLRPLWLLVVPLLAWLLFKLWHRRRRAGRWQMILPPAFHPVLLGGGSGSHSKLPWVALGLAWLLVVLALLGPSWERLEETRQRPADPLVILLELTPQMLAEDTPPNRLQQARRKVLDLLEHRRNSQTALIVYAGSAHTLVPLSDDLSTTRNLLEAVDPSIMPQPGQRADLAVQKGLALLAQSGLGQGRLLLIGSALSAPERQGIVQALGRQGPSLLMLGIGTSEGAPVRQANGEFLKDEQGGILVPRLDSSGLRTFINGTGGRYRHARIDDLDLRGLGLYDNPRILRNDGQNLQLDSWADQGYWLLIPLLLLAACAGRRGWLFCLPLLLALPQPSQAFEFNDLWLRPDQQGQRLLEQNRPVEAARHFQDPQWRGMALYQAGDYAAAAKAFAQGNTTAAHYNRGNALARSGELEAALDAYEQALERQPDFKPALDNQALIQQLLQQREAQAEEQPAKDDAQGTPGSETEGNSSSASSPAQGTPGNDEQANAEQPGQDSNNSQATPGNQGGDDDSITQPPKRPVSTSLDAEQRQALEQWLREIPDNPAQLLRRKFWYEQQLHQETPR, encoded by the coding sequence ATGATCGACCTCTGGCCGCACTGGTTGCGCCCACTCTGGCTGCTGGTGGTACCGCTGCTCGCCTGGCTGTTGTTCAAGCTCTGGCACCGGCGCAGGCGCGCCGGGCGCTGGCAGATGATCCTGCCGCCGGCTTTCCACCCGGTGCTGCTCGGTGGCGGCAGCGGCAGCCACAGCAAACTACCTTGGGTCGCACTGGGCCTGGCCTGGTTACTGGTGGTACTGGCGCTGCTCGGGCCTAGCTGGGAGCGCCTGGAAGAAACCCGCCAACGCCCGGCCGACCCGCTGGTGATCCTGCTCGAACTGACGCCGCAGATGCTTGCCGAGGACACGCCGCCCAACCGGCTGCAGCAGGCTCGGCGCAAGGTCCTGGACCTGCTCGAACACCGCCGCAACAGCCAGACCGCCTTGATCGTCTATGCAGGCAGCGCACATACCTTGGTACCGCTGTCCGACGACCTGAGCACCACGCGCAACCTGCTCGAGGCCGTCGACCCTTCGATCATGCCGCAGCCCGGCCAGCGCGCCGACCTGGCCGTGCAAAAAGGCTTGGCCCTGCTGGCGCAGAGCGGCCTGGGCCAAGGCCGCCTGCTGCTGATCGGTTCGGCATTGAGCGCCCCGGAACGCCAGGGCATCGTCCAGGCCCTTGGCCGCCAGGGCCCGAGCCTGTTGATGCTCGGAATCGGTACCAGCGAGGGGGCTCCGGTGCGCCAGGCCAACGGCGAGTTCCTCAAGGACGAGCAAGGCGGCATTCTGGTACCGCGCCTGGACAGCAGCGGGCTCAGGACGTTCATCAACGGCACCGGTGGCCGCTACCGTCATGCCCGCATCGACGACCTCGACCTGCGGGGCCTCGGCCTGTACGACAACCCGCGCATCCTGCGCAATGACGGCCAGAACCTGCAACTCGACAGCTGGGCCGATCAAGGCTACTGGCTGTTGATACCCCTGTTACTGCTGGCCGCCTGCGCGGGTCGGCGCGGCTGGCTGTTCTGCCTTCCGCTGCTGCTGGCTCTGCCGCAGCCGAGCCAGGCGTTCGAGTTCAATGACCTGTGGTTGCGTCCCGACCAGCAGGGCCAGCGCCTGCTTGAACAGAACCGCCCGGTGGAGGCTGCCCGGCACTTCCAGGACCCGCAATGGCGCGGCATGGCGCTGTACCAGGCCGGCGACTACGCCGCCGCCGCCAAGGCCTTTGCCCAAGGCAATACGACAGCCGCCCACTACAATCGAGGCAATGCCCTGGCCCGCAGCGGCGAGCTGGAGGCCGCTCTGGATGCCTATGAGCAAGCCCTCGAGCGCCAGCCCGATTTCAAGCCGGCGCTGGATAACCAGGCACTGATCCAGCAGCTGTTGCAGCAACGCGAAGCACAGGCCGAGGAACAACCGGCCAAAGACGATGCCCAAGGCACGCCCGGCAGCGAGACCGAGGGCAACAGCAGCTCGGCCAGCAGCCCGGCGCAGGGCACGCCCGGCAACGATGAACAGGCCAACGCCGAACAGCCCGGCCAAGACAGCAACAACAGCCAGGCCACTCCCGGAAACCAGGGTGGCGACGATGACAGCATCACCCAGCCGCCCAAGCGGCCGGTTTCGACCAGCCTCGACGCCGAGCAACGCCAGGCCCTGGAACAATGGCTGCGGGAAATCCCCGACAACCCGGCGCAGCTGCTACGCCGCAAATTCTGGTATGAACAGCAATTGCATCAGGAAACCCCACGATGA